GCTGAGCTTGACCGGCCCGGTGACGCGTTCCTTGGGATCGAGCGACTCGACGATGGCCTGCGAGTCCGCGCCAAGCAGACGCGCATAGTTGCGGATCAGGCCGCGCAGCGACACGCCCGAGGGCAGGTCGGCCCATTGCTCGTTTTCAAGGGCTTCGATCTGACGGGCGGAGAACTTGATCCGGCTGGACACTTCGTCCACCGACCAGCCCTTGGATTCGCGCAGCGCGCGCAGCGCCGAGCCGATCTTTCCAGTACCGGCCGCGGACGTCTCGGACACCGCTGCGGAAGCCAATTCCTGCGTCATGCATGCACCTGTTTAATTGGTATGGTCTGGCGCTGTGCGGCGTTGCGCTCGGTGATCCGGGTGCGGTCGCGCACTTCCCCGGCCAGTTGGCCGCAAGCGGCATCAATGTCGTCTCCCCGTGTCTTGCGCACCGTCGTGACGATGCCCGCGTCCATCAGGCGCTGCGCGAAGACTTTCACACGCGCCGAAGGCGAGCGCTTCAGGCCCGACTCGGGGAAAGGGTTGAACGGGATCAGGTTGAGCTTGCAGCGCACCAGTCGTGCAAGCTGGATCAATTCCTTGGCGTGCTGGTCGGTGTCATTGATGCCGTCCAGCATGCAGTATTCAAAAGTGATGAAGTCGCGCGGCGCATGCGCCAGATAGCGCTCGCAAGCGGCCAGCAGCTCCTTCAACGGGTATTTCTTGTTCAGCGG
The Achromobacter sp. AONIH1 DNA segment above includes these coding regions:
- a CDS encoding RodZ family helix-turn-helix domain-containing protein → MTQELASAAVSETSAAGTGKIGSALRALRESKGWSVDEVSSRIKFSARQIEALENEQWADLPSGVSLRGLIRNYARLLGADSQAIVESLDPKERVTGPVKLSPGALHSAHSIPQSGADDERSSSASWGWLIAIVLVLAAGVAYAFWQGWLPQHWLAFDWLPKLSK